TCTCTCCTGTATTTTCTTCTTCTCCAACATCTTCAGGTAAGATGAGATTCAATATAATACCTACCAGAGCTGCCAGACCCATTCCAGCAAATTCTAAACCTCCAAAACTAAGAGTTAGATTACTAATTCCTATTACAAGTGTTACTGAAATTATTACCAGGTTTCTATTGTTTGATAGGTCAACATTATTTTCGATTAGAGTTCTTAATCCAATTGAAGCTATCATTCCGAAGAGTAAGAAAACAATTCCTCCCATTACTGCATTAGGTATAGTATGGACTATCATTCCTAATTTTTGTACAAAACTGCTGAGGAATACTATTACAGCTGTAATTTCAATTATAAGCGGATTATAAACTTTAGTTATAGCTAATACTCCAATGTTTTCTCCATAGGTTGTATTGGGTGGTCCACCAAAAATCCCAGCAATTGCGGTAGCTATACCATCTCCTAATAAAGTTCTATGCAATCCAGGATCTTCAATATAGTTTTTATCTGCTGTTGTTCCTAAAGCAACTACATCCCCTAAGTGTTCTACCATTGTTACCAGAGCAATTGGTGCTATTAAACTTAAAGCCTTTATATTTCCAGCTATTTGAGGAAAGGTAAAATCTGGTAAGGCAAGCCAGGCTGCATTTGTTACTGGACTAAAATCTATTAATCCTAAAAATCCTGCAAATGTATAACCGCCAATGATTCCCATTAAAATTGGTATTACTTTAAATATTCCTTTGGCCAGGACACTAAATCCGATTGCTATAGCCAGAGTTACTGCAGCTACTAATAAATGTTCTGAAGCCATATCTTTAGCGGTTGGAGCAAGTCCCAGACCAATTGTAATAATTACAGGTCCTACCACAACCGGTGGTAATAATTTGCGAAAAAATTCTGTTCCTATAAATCGAATAATAAGTGACATTATACTA
This is a stretch of genomic DNA from Halanaerobiales bacterium. It encodes these proteins:
- a CDS encoding solute carrier family 23 protein, with protein sequence MNIKKQFSKNVQDLKDNDMTSSKVLMMAFQHMFAMFGATILVPSLTGLNPSVALFTSALGTLIFHVITGAQVPAYLGSSFAFIAPIIAAKSQFGTEGALLGVITVGIVYSIMSLIIRFIGTEFFRKLLPPVVVGPVIITIGLGLAPTAKDMASEHLLVAAVTLAIAIGFSVLAKGIFKVIPILMGIIGGYTFAGFLGLIDFSPVTNAAWLALPDFTFPQIAGNIKALSLIAPIALVTMVEHLGDVVALGTTADKNYIEDPGLHRTLLGDGIATAIAGIFGGPPNTTYGENIGVLAITKVYNPLIIEITAVIVFLSSFVQKLGMIVHTIPNAVMGGIVFLLFGMIASIGLRTLIENNVDLSNNRNLVIISVTLVIGISNLTLSFGGLEFAGMGLAALVGIILNLILPEDVGEEENTGESSIVKDEKKVTA